One window of the Cryptomeria japonica chromosome 7, Sugi_1.0, whole genome shotgun sequence genome contains the following:
- the LOC131070602 gene encoding uncharacterized protein LOC131070602, protein MEFGLVRNMTVAADEERYVDPVMPEHNFTFQSEEQRRQHRREYKRTYQREYRRRKQEQMENVQSQEQQHVHSNEANRKNYNTRRAQVIEQQLENQISKEANREEKTDDQREELRQKRNNAERQRYGRRRGEITVQELENEQGEEENFSRNRCQGITEESTTNEYVPENSEYVQHDNLNERMENNVDNHSEILQNDSRNLQVIFRNRIDSFRFPTMCYVCQECYLGIKVIRTSEGPVCNRCWQEKGNNRFSSSNNMDSGPQPRELANLTQVEEMLIARVNPILQVTHAIGGQYKYKGHTISFPQNIQQISKVLPHSIKELPIIIVRRKDQKGTNYNFTVNRDHVYKELQYKVENDKFYSDVTIDFNALNDVERDCDHNIFKQMKTVNMEFDYDSNQIVFVGSIMEIDERNLIDHTTSMASRPPNVQKEMELIHAWINNPHTDPLRMIDWPAIGVSPINEYVTSGLFDMAFPALFADGRCDWLEPRIIQVHLHEYVKNLLRYRDHHFGKHPRFRYYMMNMIMRHRANSSSAIFAKRNFQDLPITINELREHMEQLPTSHLADKLMRFGTTLRGTKSYWSKCRVELSDMLHQIGTPTIFFTLSAADLYWPDLHESMPGTTPSNPREAQIWRKQNVIDYPHIVAHYMHLRHSNFRKEILEKGFNVKDYWCRYEWQHRGSPHVHGFLWIHGARNMDNIDWSNEQEVKTAEKYFHSIVHAWNPRHDIHQQNVQAFPIFSLHPCLKNTRQLIQMDLDQDYEEILNTVQRHIICREGACLRKKKGSMVCKYNAPWNLNLHGSKLYDDKDTGEKKIDPARNDDRVNSHNRYILQLWRANIDWQTVLSKHAVIKYIAKYAAKAEKSSETYHQMLMRLANIENPDDLAAKAYSKLLNETIIERDVGAQETSHMLLELPLVESSRRFVNLNVSCEVFKPVAINDGEENEEHTQSFINGYKTRPLSMEVVTMIDAARSWIYNNRRKSDNKWQARKNAAIVRVFPRFLSMPPREAGKFVGFCFSELLLYKPFRDIRIDIGDDKNSIISNWESFNYNPWHVERTNNAENNENSSDSETEKNKFVHGNTTEHEWEIISRLHHGDEYTSRAINFINTVRDNECHIYNDVAEHIDYKSLSGKQEKALRIIMSHYSMDKNVTPLYMIVQGTVGTGKSYLIGAITKSLKNAAMPNQSPLLLLAPTRVAAFNISASTIHSKLKIPIKDFSELEGTRLTHFQEEMSHIKYILIDEMSFIGEKLLENIDCRLRQAFPKNRNLNFGGISMILVGDLNQLPPIRDRAAYDSNRRAKLLQDGEDIQQKQFRELLTNMREAHPTINDWKLLMSRTNSNLTASMNEEFDNNVHLFSTNDNVHNHNRKKLYSLKEPVARSVATKSGNLSAMEGSLQDELDMELLISKNARVMLTINLWIEAGLVNGALGYVENIVYKPGSMPPKPPTYVMVKFDTYSGIPFNAQNPQTVPINATHRGSTTQIPLRLAWAMTIHKSQGLTLEKATIDIGPTERTGMTFVAISRVKSLEGAYFIQMYCIYIVM, encoded by the exons ATGGAATTTGGTCTTGTTCGGAACATGACAGTTGCTGCTGATGAAGAAAGATACGTTGATCCAG TTATGCCAGAACATAACTTTACATTTCAATCTGAAGAACAAAGAAGACAACATCGTAGGGAATATAAAAGGACATATCAAAGAGAATATCGAAGAAGGAAACAAGAACAAATGGAAAATGTTCAAAGTCAAGAGCAACAACATGTACATAGTAATGAagcaaatagaaaaaattataataCAAGAAGAGCACAAGTAATAGAACAACAATtagaaaatcaaatttcaaaagaaGCAAAT CGAGAGGAGAAGACAGATGATCAAAGGGAAGAACTTCGACAAAAGCGTAATAATGCAGAGAGACAAAGATATGGTAGAAGAAGAGGAGAGATAACAGTACAAGAATTAGAAAATGAACAGGGAGAAGAAGAAAATTTCAGCAGAAATAGATGCCAAGGAATTACAGAAGAATCAACGACAAATGAGTATGTGCCTGAAAATAGTGAATATGTACAACATGATAACTTAAATGAAAGAATGGAAAATAATGTAGACAATCATAGTGAAATTCTTCAAAATGATTCTAGAAATCTGCAAGTCATTTTTCGAAACCGAATAGATAGCTTTCGTTTTCCAACAATGTGTTATGTGTGCCAAGAATGTTACCTTGGAATAAAAGTCATACGCACATCAGAAGGTCCTGTTTGTAATAGGTGTTGGCAAGAAAAAGGAAACAACAgattttcttcttcaaataatatGGACTCAGGGCCACAACCCAGAGAACTTGCAAATCTAACTCAGGTAGAAGAGATGTTGATTGCTCGAGTAAATCCAATTTTACAGGTTACACATGCAATAGGTGGTCAATATAAATACAAAGGTCACACGATAAGTTTTCCACAGAATATTCAACAAATTTCAAAAGTTCTTCCTCATTCAATCAAAGAGTTGCCAATAATTATTGTTCGTAGAAAAGATCAAAAAGGCACAAACTATAATTTTACAGTGAATAGAGATCATGTGTACAAAGAACTACAATATAAAGTCGAAAATGATAAGTTCTACTCTGATGTCACAATTGATTTTAATGCTCTAAACGATGTGGAAAGAGATTGTGACCACAATATATTCAAGCAAATGAAAACAGTTAATATGGAATTTGATTATGATTCAAATCAAATAGTATTTGTTGGCTCGATTATGGAGATAGATGAAAGAAACCTAATAGATCACACTACTTCTATGGCTTCAAGACCACCTAATGTGCAAAAAGAAATGGAATTAATCCATGCATGGATTAATAACCCACACACAGATCCTTTAAGAATGATTGATTGGCCTGCAATTGGTGTGTCTCCAATTAACGAATATGTCACATCAGGATTATTTGACATGGCATTCCCAGCACTATTTGCTGATGGTAGATGTGACTGGTTAGAACCACGAATAATACAAGTTCACCTCCATGAATATGTTAAGAATTTGCTTCGATATAGGGATCATCATTTTGGAAAACACCCAAGATTTAGGTACTACATGATGAACATGATAATGAGACATCGAGCAAATAGTTCAAGTGCAATTTTTGCAAAAAGAAACTTTCAAGATTTACCCATCACCATAAATGAATTGCGTGAGCACATGGAGCAATTGCCAACCTCACACCTAGCTGATAAGTTGATGCGATTTGGGACAACATTAAGAGGAACCAAGTCATATTGGTCAAAATGCAGAGTAGAACTATCTGACATGCTACATCAGATAGGAACACCAACAATATTCTTCACACTAAGTGCAGCTGATTTGTATTGGCCAGATTTACATGAATCAATGCCAGGAACAACACCAAGTAATCCACGTGAAGCTCAAATATGGAGGAAACAAAACGTTATCGACTACCCTCACATAGTTGCCCACTATATGCATTTAAGACATTCAAACTTTAGAAAAGAAATATTAGAAAAGGGCTTCAATGTTAAAGACTATTGGTGCAGATATGAGTGGCAACATAGGGGATCACCACATGTTCATGGATTCTTATGGATACATGGAGCACGAAATATGGATAATATAGATTGGTCTAATGAACAGGAAGTAAAAACTGCAGAAAAATATTTTCATtccattgttcatgcatggaatccAAGACACGATATTCATCAGCAAAATGTACAA GCATTTCCAATTTTTTCTCTACATCCATGCTTAAAAAATACAAGACAACTTATTCAAATGGATTTAGATCAAGATTATGAAGAAATCCTAAACACTGTACAAAGACATATAATCTGTAGAGAGGGTGCATGCTTAAGAAAGAAAAAAGGAAGCATGGTTTGCAA ATACAATGCTCCTTGGAATTTAAATTTGCATGGTTCAAAATTATATGACGATAAAGATACCGGTGAAAAAAAAATTGATCCAGCAAGGAATGATGATAGAGTCAATTCACATAATCGTTATATATTGCAATTATGGAGAGCCAACATAGACTGGCAAACAGTTCTCTCAAAACATGCTGTGATAAAATATATTGCAAAGTATGCAGCAAAAGCAGAGAAAAGTTCAGAAACCTACCATCAAATGTTGATGCGTCTTGCAAATATTGAGAACCCAGATGATCTTGCAGCGAAAGCATATAGcaaacttctaaatgaaactaTTATTGAGAGAGATGTTGGAGCTCAAGAAACATCTCACATGCTGTTAGAACTTCCACTCGTTGAAAGTAGTAGACGGTTTGTTAATCTGAATGTCTCATGTGAAGTATTCAAACCTGTGGCTATAAATGATGGAGAGGAAAATGAAGAACATACACAATCATTCATCAATGGATACAAAACAAGGCCATTGTCTATGGAAGTTGTCACAATGATTGATGCAGCTAGATCATGGATTTATAATAATAGACGAAAAAGTGATAACAAATGGCAGGCCAGAAAAAATGCAGCAATAGTTAGAGTGTTTCCAAGATTTTTATCCATGCCTCCACGTGAGGCAGGAAaatttgttggtttttgtttttcaGAATTGTTACTCTACAAACCTTTCCGTGACATAAGAATAGATATTGGTGATGACAAAAACTCCATAATATCAAATTGGGAGTCATTTAATTATAATCCATGGCATGTGGAGCGAACAAATAAtgcagaaaataatgagaatagTAGTGATTCAGAAActgaaaaaaataaatttgttcatGGAAACACTACAGAGCATGAATGGGAAATCATTTCTAGATTACATCATG GTGATGAATACACATCTCGAGCAATCAACTTCATCAATACAGTGAGAGATAATGAATGCCATATATATAATGATGTAGCAGAACATATCGATTACAAAAGCCTCAGTGGAAAACAAGAAAAAGCATTACGCATTATTATGTCACACTATTCTATGGATAAAAATGTGACACCATTGTATATGATAGTTCAAGGAACAGTAGGAACGGGAAAGTCATATCTCATTGGTGCAATCACTAAATCTCTCAAAAATGCAGCCATGCCTAATCAATCTCCCCTTTTACTGCTTGCACCAACCAGAGTTGCAGCATTCAACATAAGCGCATCCACAATTCATTCGAAGTTGAAAATTCCAATAAAAGATTTTAGtgaactagaaggaacaagattaaCACATTTTCAAGAAGAAATGTCTCATATCAAATAcatattgattgatgaaatgagcttcattggagAGAAATTGTTGGAGAATATAGATTGTAGACTTCGTCAAGCATTCCCAAAAAATCGTAATCTCAACTTTGGAG GTATTTCTATGATTTTAGTTGGAGATTTAAATCAGTTGCCTCCGATTAGAGACAGAGCAGCATATGATAGCAACAGACGAGCAAAACTATT ACAGGATGGAGAAGATATACAGCAAAAGCAATTTCGTGAACTATTGACAAACATGAGAGAAGCACACCCTACTATTAATGATTGGAAGTTGTTAATGTCAAGAACAAATAGTAATCTCACTGCATCAATGAATGAGGAGTTTGACAATAATGTTCATTTATTCTCCACAAATGATAATGTTCACAATCataatagaaaaaaattatattcacTAAAAGAACCTGTGGCACGCAGTGTTGCAACAAAATCTGGAAATCTTAGTGCAATGGAAGGAAGTTTGCAGGATGAACTTGATATGGAATTGTTGATCTCGAAGAATGCAAGAGTAATGTTAACTATTAATCTATGGATAGAAGCGGGTCTTGTAAATGGAgctttaggatatgttgaaaacatTGTATACAAACCTGGAAGTATGCCACCAAAACCACCAACGTATGTAATGGTTAAGTTTGATACTTACTCTGGAATACCGTTCAATGCTCAAAACCCACAAACAGTTcctatcaatgcaacacatagagGATCTACGACCCAGATACCATTGAGATTGGCTTGGGCAATGACAATACATAAATCACAAGGTCTAACACTTGAAAAGGCAACAATTGATATAGGTCCAACTGAAAGAACAGGAATGACATTTGTAGCTATCTCTCGTGTAAAGTCCTTAGAAGGA GCTTATTTTattcaaatgtattgcatctatatTGTTATGTAA